One stretch of Tenrec ecaudatus isolate mTenEca1 chromosome 18, mTenEca1.hap1, whole genome shotgun sequence DNA includes these proteins:
- the NUMBL gene encoding numb-like protein isoform X2 has translation MSRSAAASGGPRRPEQHLPPAPCGAPGPPATSRTEPDGAGTMNKLRQSLRRRKPAYVPEASRPHQWQADEDAVRKGTCSFPVRYLGHVEVEESRGMHVCEDAVKKLKAMGRKSVKSVLWVSADGLRVVDDKTKDLLVDQTIEKVSFCAPDRSLDKAFSYICRDGTTRRWICHCFLALKDSGERLSHAVGCAFAACLERKQRREKECGVTAAFDASRTSFSREGSFRLSGGGRPAEREASDKKKEAAAAPAVAPGPAQPGHVSPTPATTSPGEKGEAGTPVAAGTSAAAIPRRHAPLEQLVRQGSFRGFPALSQKNSPFKRQLSLRLNELPSTLQRRTDFQVKGTVPEMEPPAPSDSDGINALCTQISSSFARAGAAAPGPPPATTGTSAWGEPSIPPAAAFQPGHKRTPSEAERWLEEVSQVAKAQQQQQQQQQLQLQGASGPPVPMLPALQPFPAPVGPFDAAPAQVALFLPPPHMQPPFVPPYPGLGYPPMPRVPVVGITPSQMVANAFCSAAQLQPQPATLLGKAGAFPPPVVPGAPGGQALPRPNGAPWPPEPAPASAPELDPFEAQWAALEGKSTTEKPSNPFSGDLQKTFEIEL, from the exons ACGGTGCGGGCACCATGAACAAGCTGCGCCAGAGCCTGCGGCGGAGGAAGCCAGCCTACGTCCCAGAGGCTTCGCGCCCGCACCAGTGGCAGGCTGATGAGGACGCGGTGCGCAAAGGCACGTGCAGCTTCCCGGTCAGG taCCTGGGCCACGTGGAGGTGGAGGAGTCTCGGGGGATGCACGTGTGTGAAGACGCTGTGAAGAAGCTGAAGGCG ATGGGCCGCAAGTCTGTGAAGTCTGTCCTGTGGGTGTCAGCCGATGGACTGCGCGTGGTGGATGACAAGACCAAG GACCTGCTAGTCGACCAGACCATCGAGAAGGTTTCCTTTTGTGCCCCCGACCGCAGCCTGGACAAGGCTTTCTCCTACATCTGCCGCGACGGCACCACACGCCGCTGGATCTGCCACTGCTTCCTGGCCCTCAAGGACTCT GGCGAGAGGCTGAGCCACGCAGTGGGCTGTGCCTTCGCTGCCTGCCTGGAACGAAAACAGAGGCGGGAGAAGGAATGCGGGGTCACAGCTGCCTTCGATGCCAGCCGCACCAGCTTCTCCCGTGAGGGCTCCTTCCGTCTCTCTGGAGGTGGGCGGCCCGCTGAGCGTGAGGCCTCAGataaaaagaaag aggcagcagctgcCCCCGCCGTGGCGCCAGGCCCTGCCCAGCCTGGACACGTATCCCCGACGCCAGCCACCACGTCCCCTGGCGAGAAAGGCGAAGCCGGCACCCCGGTGGCTGCGGGCACCTCTGCCGCCGCCATCCCCCGGCGCCACGCCCCGCTGGAGCAGTTAGTgcgccagggctccttccgcGGGTTCCCGGCCCTTAGCCAGAAAAACTCACCTTTCAAGCGGCAGCTGAGCCTGCGGCTGAACGAGCTGCCTTCCACGCTGCAGCGCCGCACCGACTTCCAGGTGAAGGGCACAG TGCCTGAGATGGAGCCTCCTGCCCCCAGTGACAGTGATGGCATCAATGCTCTGTGCACACAGATCAGCTCGTCCTTTGCCAGGGCCGGAGCGGCAGCACCGGGGCCACCTCCGGCCACAACAG GGACCTCTGCCTGGGGCGAGCCCTCCATACCCCCTGCAGCTGCCTTCCAGCCCGGGCACAAGCGGACACCCTCGGAGGCCGAGCGGTGGCTGGAGGAGGTGTCGCAGGTGGCCAaggcgcagcagcagcagcagcagcagcagcagctgcagctgCAAGGAGCCTCGGGTCCCCCGGTGCCCATGCTGCCTGCCCTGCAGCCCTTCCCCGCCCCTGTGGGGCCCTTTGACGCAGCGCCTGCCCAGGTGGCACTGTTCCTGCCGCCCCCACATATGCAGCCTCCCTTTGTGCCCCCGTACCCAGGCCTAGGGTACCCGCCCATGCCCCGGGTGCCCGTGGTGGGCATCACACCCTCACAGATGGTGGCCAACGCCTTCTGCTCCGCagcccagctccagccccagcctgcCACCCTGCTTGGGAAAGCTGGGGCCTTCCCGCCCCCTGTCGTGCCCGGTGCCCCTGGAGGCCAGGCCCTCCCACGCCCcaatggggcgccctggcccccaGAGCCAGCACCTGCCTCGGCCCCTGAGCTGGACCCCTTTGAGGCCCAGTGGGCCGCGTTAGAAGGCAAGTCTACCACCGAGAAACCTTCCAACCCCTTCTCTGGCGACCTGCAGAAGACCTTTGAGATTGAACTGTAG
- the NUMBL gene encoding numb-like protein isoform X1: protein MSRSAAASGGPRRPEQHLPPAPCGAPGPPATSRTEPDGAGTMNKLRQSLRRRKPAYVPEASRPHQWQADEDAVRKGTCSFPVRYLGHVEVEESRGMHVCEDAVKKLKAMGRKSVKSVLWVSADGLRVVDDKTKDLLVDQTIEKVSFCAPDRSLDKAFSYICRDGTTRRWICHCFLALKDSGERLSHAVGCAFAACLERKQRREKECGVTAAFDASRTSFSREGSFRLSGGGRPAEREASDKKKAEAAAAPAVAPGPAQPGHVSPTPATTSPGEKGEAGTPVAAGTSAAAIPRRHAPLEQLVRQGSFRGFPALSQKNSPFKRQLSLRLNELPSTLQRRTDFQVKGTVPEMEPPAPSDSDGINALCTQISSSFARAGAAAPGPPPATTGTSAWGEPSIPPAAAFQPGHKRTPSEAERWLEEVSQVAKAQQQQQQQQQLQLQGASGPPVPMLPALQPFPAPVGPFDAAPAQVALFLPPPHMQPPFVPPYPGLGYPPMPRVPVVGITPSQMVANAFCSAAQLQPQPATLLGKAGAFPPPVVPGAPGGQALPRPNGAPWPPEPAPASAPELDPFEAQWAALEGKSTTEKPSNPFSGDLQKTFEIEL from the exons ACGGTGCGGGCACCATGAACAAGCTGCGCCAGAGCCTGCGGCGGAGGAAGCCAGCCTACGTCCCAGAGGCTTCGCGCCCGCACCAGTGGCAGGCTGATGAGGACGCGGTGCGCAAAGGCACGTGCAGCTTCCCGGTCAGG taCCTGGGCCACGTGGAGGTGGAGGAGTCTCGGGGGATGCACGTGTGTGAAGACGCTGTGAAGAAGCTGAAGGCG ATGGGCCGCAAGTCTGTGAAGTCTGTCCTGTGGGTGTCAGCCGATGGACTGCGCGTGGTGGATGACAAGACCAAG GACCTGCTAGTCGACCAGACCATCGAGAAGGTTTCCTTTTGTGCCCCCGACCGCAGCCTGGACAAGGCTTTCTCCTACATCTGCCGCGACGGCACCACACGCCGCTGGATCTGCCACTGCTTCCTGGCCCTCAAGGACTCT GGCGAGAGGCTGAGCCACGCAGTGGGCTGTGCCTTCGCTGCCTGCCTGGAACGAAAACAGAGGCGGGAGAAGGAATGCGGGGTCACAGCTGCCTTCGATGCCAGCCGCACCAGCTTCTCCCGTGAGGGCTCCTTCCGTCTCTCTGGAGGTGGGCGGCCCGCTGAGCGTGAGGCCTCAGataaaaagaaag cagaggcagcagctgcCCCCGCCGTGGCGCCAGGCCCTGCCCAGCCTGGACACGTATCCCCGACGCCAGCCACCACGTCCCCTGGCGAGAAAGGCGAAGCCGGCACCCCGGTGGCTGCGGGCACCTCTGCCGCCGCCATCCCCCGGCGCCACGCCCCGCTGGAGCAGTTAGTgcgccagggctccttccgcGGGTTCCCGGCCCTTAGCCAGAAAAACTCACCTTTCAAGCGGCAGCTGAGCCTGCGGCTGAACGAGCTGCCTTCCACGCTGCAGCGCCGCACCGACTTCCAGGTGAAGGGCACAG TGCCTGAGATGGAGCCTCCTGCCCCCAGTGACAGTGATGGCATCAATGCTCTGTGCACACAGATCAGCTCGTCCTTTGCCAGGGCCGGAGCGGCAGCACCGGGGCCACCTCCGGCCACAACAG GGACCTCTGCCTGGGGCGAGCCCTCCATACCCCCTGCAGCTGCCTTCCAGCCCGGGCACAAGCGGACACCCTCGGAGGCCGAGCGGTGGCTGGAGGAGGTGTCGCAGGTGGCCAaggcgcagcagcagcagcagcagcagcagcagctgcagctgCAAGGAGCCTCGGGTCCCCCGGTGCCCATGCTGCCTGCCCTGCAGCCCTTCCCCGCCCCTGTGGGGCCCTTTGACGCAGCGCCTGCCCAGGTGGCACTGTTCCTGCCGCCCCCACATATGCAGCCTCCCTTTGTGCCCCCGTACCCAGGCCTAGGGTACCCGCCCATGCCCCGGGTGCCCGTGGTGGGCATCACACCCTCACAGATGGTGGCCAACGCCTTCTGCTCCGCagcccagctccagccccagcctgcCACCCTGCTTGGGAAAGCTGGGGCCTTCCCGCCCCCTGTCGTGCCCGGTGCCCCTGGAGGCCAGGCCCTCCCACGCCCcaatggggcgccctggcccccaGAGCCAGCACCTGCCTCGGCCCCTGAGCTGGACCCCTTTGAGGCCCAGTGGGCCGCGTTAGAAGGCAAGTCTACCACCGAGAAACCTTCCAACCCCTTCTCTGGCGACCTGCAGAAGACCTTTGAGATTGAACTGTAG
- the NUMBL gene encoding numb-like protein isoform X3 — protein MNKLRQSLRRRKPAYVPEASRPHQWQADEDAVRKGTCSFPVRYLGHVEVEESRGMHVCEDAVKKLKAMGRKSVKSVLWVSADGLRVVDDKTKDLLVDQTIEKVSFCAPDRSLDKAFSYICRDGTTRRWICHCFLALKDSGERLSHAVGCAFAACLERKQRREKECGVTAAFDASRTSFSREGSFRLSGGGRPAEREASDKKKAEAAAAPAVAPGPAQPGHVSPTPATTSPGEKGEAGTPVAAGTSAAAIPRRHAPLEQLVRQGSFRGFPALSQKNSPFKRQLSLRLNELPSTLQRRTDFQVKGTVPEMEPPAPSDSDGINALCTQISSSFARAGAAAPGPPPATTGTSAWGEPSIPPAAAFQPGHKRTPSEAERWLEEVSQVAKAQQQQQQQQQLQLQGASGPPVPMLPALQPFPAPVGPFDAAPAQVALFLPPPHMQPPFVPPYPGLGYPPMPRVPVVGITPSQMVANAFCSAAQLQPQPATLLGKAGAFPPPVVPGAPGGQALPRPNGAPWPPEPAPASAPELDPFEAQWAALEGKSTTEKPSNPFSGDLQKTFEIEL, from the exons ATGAACAAGCTGCGCCAGAGCCTGCGGCGGAGGAAGCCAGCCTACGTCCCAGAGGCTTCGCGCCCGCACCAGTGGCAGGCTGATGAGGACGCGGTGCGCAAAGGCACGTGCAGCTTCCCGGTCAGG taCCTGGGCCACGTGGAGGTGGAGGAGTCTCGGGGGATGCACGTGTGTGAAGACGCTGTGAAGAAGCTGAAGGCG ATGGGCCGCAAGTCTGTGAAGTCTGTCCTGTGGGTGTCAGCCGATGGACTGCGCGTGGTGGATGACAAGACCAAG GACCTGCTAGTCGACCAGACCATCGAGAAGGTTTCCTTTTGTGCCCCCGACCGCAGCCTGGACAAGGCTTTCTCCTACATCTGCCGCGACGGCACCACACGCCGCTGGATCTGCCACTGCTTCCTGGCCCTCAAGGACTCT GGCGAGAGGCTGAGCCACGCAGTGGGCTGTGCCTTCGCTGCCTGCCTGGAACGAAAACAGAGGCGGGAGAAGGAATGCGGGGTCACAGCTGCCTTCGATGCCAGCCGCACCAGCTTCTCCCGTGAGGGCTCCTTCCGTCTCTCTGGAGGTGGGCGGCCCGCTGAGCGTGAGGCCTCAGataaaaagaaag cagaggcagcagctgcCCCCGCCGTGGCGCCAGGCCCTGCCCAGCCTGGACACGTATCCCCGACGCCAGCCACCACGTCCCCTGGCGAGAAAGGCGAAGCCGGCACCCCGGTGGCTGCGGGCACCTCTGCCGCCGCCATCCCCCGGCGCCACGCCCCGCTGGAGCAGTTAGTgcgccagggctccttccgcGGGTTCCCGGCCCTTAGCCAGAAAAACTCACCTTTCAAGCGGCAGCTGAGCCTGCGGCTGAACGAGCTGCCTTCCACGCTGCAGCGCCGCACCGACTTCCAGGTGAAGGGCACAG TGCCTGAGATGGAGCCTCCTGCCCCCAGTGACAGTGATGGCATCAATGCTCTGTGCACACAGATCAGCTCGTCCTTTGCCAGGGCCGGAGCGGCAGCACCGGGGCCACCTCCGGCCACAACAG GGACCTCTGCCTGGGGCGAGCCCTCCATACCCCCTGCAGCTGCCTTCCAGCCCGGGCACAAGCGGACACCCTCGGAGGCCGAGCGGTGGCTGGAGGAGGTGTCGCAGGTGGCCAaggcgcagcagcagcagcagcagcagcagcagctgcagctgCAAGGAGCCTCGGGTCCCCCGGTGCCCATGCTGCCTGCCCTGCAGCCCTTCCCCGCCCCTGTGGGGCCCTTTGACGCAGCGCCTGCCCAGGTGGCACTGTTCCTGCCGCCCCCACATATGCAGCCTCCCTTTGTGCCCCCGTACCCAGGCCTAGGGTACCCGCCCATGCCCCGGGTGCCCGTGGTGGGCATCACACCCTCACAGATGGTGGCCAACGCCTTCTGCTCCGCagcccagctccagccccagcctgcCACCCTGCTTGGGAAAGCTGGGGCCTTCCCGCCCCCTGTCGTGCCCGGTGCCCCTGGAGGCCAGGCCCTCCCACGCCCcaatggggcgccctggcccccaGAGCCAGCACCTGCCTCGGCCCCTGAGCTGGACCCCTTTGAGGCCCAGTGGGCCGCGTTAGAAGGCAAGTCTACCACCGAGAAACCTTCCAACCCCTTCTCTGGCGACCTGCAGAAGACCTTTGAGATTGAACTGTAG